The following are from one region of the Chloroflexota bacterium genome:
- a CDS encoding glucosyl-3-phosphoglycerate synthase: MAGTQAISILVDKWFAENTFHAGEFADLRRLLALKEKQSLKISLALPALNEEATVGRVIETVKRALMDETPLLDEIVLIDSNSTDRTREIAKSLGVPVYIHQQILPELDARRGKGEALWKSLLVTEGDIIAWVDTDIVNIHPRFVYGIIGPLLLNPLIQFVKGFYRRPLKVGDKTQAGGGGRVTELTARPLLNLFYPELSGVIQPLSGEYAGRRSALEQFSFFSGYGVETGLLIDVFEKYGLGAIAQVDLLERIHHNQPLEALSKMSFAILQAVIRKLERRYNRAILDDVNKSMKLIRHQSGNYFLDVEEIVERDRPPMIGMPEYAARRKDRP, encoded by the coding sequence ATGGCCGGGACGCAGGCGATTTCGATTCTGGTGGACAAGTGGTTTGCCGAGAACACGTTTCACGCCGGCGAGTTCGCCGACCTGAGGCGCTTGCTGGCCCTCAAAGAGAAGCAGAGCCTTAAGATCAGCCTGGCTCTGCCCGCCTTGAATGAGGAAGCCACCGTGGGCCGGGTGATCGAAACAGTAAAGCGGGCTTTGATGGACGAAACGCCTTTGCTGGACGAGATCGTGTTGATCGATTCAAATTCCACCGACCGGACGCGGGAGATTGCCAAATCGCTTGGCGTGCCCGTTTACATTCATCAACAGATTTTGCCCGAGCTGGACGCGCGGCGAGGCAAGGGCGAGGCTTTGTGGAAGAGTCTGCTTGTGACTGAGGGCGATATTATTGCCTGGGTTGACACCGACATCGTCAACATCCATCCGCGTTTTGTCTATGGCATCATCGGGCCGCTTCTGCTCAACCCGCTCATCCAATTCGTCAAAGGCTTCTATCGCCGCCCGCTCAAAGTGGGAGACAAGACTCAGGCCGGGGGCGGGGGGCGGGTGACCGAGTTGACGGCCCGGCCCTTGCTCAATCTGTTTTATCCCGAACTGTCGGGCGTGATCCAGCCGCTGTCCGGCGAATATGCCGGCCGCCGCTCGGCGCTGGAGCAGTTCTCGTTTTTCTCCGGCTACGGCGTGGAGACCGGGTTGTTGATTGACGTGTTTGAGAAATACGGGCTGGGGGCGATTGCCCAGGTGGACTTGCTGGAGCGCATCCACCACAACCAGCCGCTGGAGGCGTTGAGCAAGATGTCGTTTGCGATCCTGCAGGCCGTGATTCGCAAGCTGGAGCGGCGTTACAACCGCGCGATTTTGGACGACGTGAACAAATCCATGAAGTTGATTCGTCATCAGTCTGGCAACTACTTTTTAGACGTAGAAGAGATCGTAGAGCGCGACCGCCCGCCGATGATCGGAATGCCGGAGTACGCGGCGCGGAGGAAAGACCGGCCATGA
- a CDS encoding glycosyltransferase family 4 protein: MTASRSRSIALIHYSTPPIVGGVESVLAHHARLMADAGHDVRVLAGRGELWDERIRLIRLPLMDSRHPEVLAVKTELDVGRAPPRFSRLVKEIASVLHPALADVDILIAHNVCSLHKNLALTAALHSLRQTAAFPKLILWHHDLAWTTPRYRSELHDGWPWDLLRMDWGGRHVVVSEFRRRELAGLLHISAQSIVVVPNGVETRHLLKLEPQTQMLFEKLKLAEAEPLLLLPVRLTPRKNIELALRAQAELRRDLPQAALVVTGPEGPHNPANAEYKRSLLTLRDELGLKGVAHFVAEHADALSGAEGLPDSVVADFFRLADALLLTSREEGFGIPLLEAAIARLPIFCADIPPLRDLGGEDVTRFSPEAEPKIVAGLIASRLQADPAYRFAVRARQRFTWEKVYNEHIAPLLKGADL, encoded by the coding sequence GTGACCGCTTCGCGTTCGCGTTCCATCGCCCTCATTCATTATTCGACGCCGCCAATTGTGGGCGGCGTCGAAAGCGTGCTGGCGCATCACGCCCGGCTGATGGCGGACGCCGGGCATGACGTTCGGGTGCTGGCCGGGCGCGGCGAACTCTGGGACGAACGCATCCGGCTGATTCGACTGCCGCTGATGGACTCCCGCCACCCTGAAGTGCTGGCCGTCAAAACCGAACTGGACGTGGGACGCGCCCCGCCCCGGTTTAGCCGCCTCGTCAAAGAAATCGCCTCGGTTCTGCATCCCGCCCTCGCCGACGTTGACATCCTCATCGCCCACAACGTCTGTTCCCTTCACAAAAATTTAGCCCTCACTGCCGCCCTGCATTCCCTCCGCCAGACTGCCGCCTTCCCCAAGCTCATCCTCTGGCATCACGACCTGGCCTGGACGACGCCGCGTTATCGTTCTGAATTACACGACGGCTGGCCCTGGGATTTACTGCGAATGGATTGGGGCGGGCGTCACGTGGTTGTCTCCGAGTTTCGCCGCCGTGAGTTGGCCGGCCTGCTTCACATCTCTGCCCAGTCCATCGTCGTCGTTCCCAACGGAGTCGAAACCAGACATCTGCTCAAACTTGAACCGCAAACTCAAATGCTGTTTGAAAAGCTGAAGCTGGCTGAGGCCGAGCCGCTCCTGCTCTTGCCTGTCCGCCTCACACCGCGCAAAAACATAGAGCTGGCTTTGCGCGCCCAGGCCGAACTGCGCCGCGACCTGCCGCAGGCCGCCCTCGTCGTCACCGGCCCCGAAGGCCCGCACAACCCGGCCAACGCCGAATACAAACGAAGCCTTCTGACTTTGCGGGATGAACTGGGCTTGAAGGGCGTTGCCCACTTCGTGGCCGAGCACGCCGACGCCCTGAGCGGAGCCGAAGGGTTGCCCGACTCAGTGGTGGCCGACTTTTTTAGACTGGCCGATGCCCTGCTCCTCACCAGCCGCGAGGAAGGATTCGGCATCCCACTCCTCGAGGCGGCCATTGCCCGCCTCCCGATCTTCTGCGCCGACATCCCGCCTCTTCGCGATCTGGGCGGCGAGGATGTGACGCGCTTCTCGCCGGAGGCTGAACCAAAAATTGTCGCCGGCCTGATAGCTTCGCGCCTGCAAGCCGACCCGGCTTATCGTTTTGCCGTTCGCGCCCGCCAAAGGTTCACCTGGGAAAAAGTTTACAACGAGCACATTGCGCCGTTGCTGAAAGGAGCCGATCTGTGA